Proteins from a genomic interval of Amycolatopsis sp. cg13:
- a CDS encoding siderophore-interacting protein — translation MPTLPQRRTPDSRRLLRTSVLRAERTSTHFVTLTVGGEDLEDFAPLGFDQWCRLFFPREGQRELRLPTASSNRWLAQHMLMSSASRPWVRNYTIRATRPGEVDIEFAVHGDGGPASRFAESARPGDEIGILDEEITYLPPAGVTQLLLADESAIPAALAILESSPGLRATVLLEVGARDDVHAVDVPLGAEVHWLVREDDRLPGRLALDVLAQLDLSDPPGYTWVAGESGLATGARRFLTRERGVPKQAIAFQGYWKHGRAALG, via the coding sequence ATGCCGACTCTCCCCCAGCGCCGCACGCCCGACAGCAGGCGGCTGCTCCGGACGTCCGTGCTGCGCGCCGAACGGACGTCCACGCATTTCGTCACCCTCACCGTCGGCGGGGAGGACCTCGAGGACTTCGCGCCGCTCGGCTTCGATCAATGGTGCCGGTTGTTCTTCCCGCGCGAGGGCCAGCGCGAGCTGCGCCTTCCCACCGCGTCGAGCAACCGCTGGCTCGCTCAGCACATGCTGATGAGCAGCGCGTCCAGGCCGTGGGTGCGGAACTACACGATCCGCGCGACGCGGCCCGGCGAGGTGGACATCGAGTTCGCGGTGCACGGCGACGGCGGTCCGGCGTCGAGGTTCGCGGAAAGCGCGCGGCCCGGCGACGAGATCGGGATTCTCGACGAGGAGATCACCTATCTGCCGCCAGCTGGCGTGACGCAGCTGCTTCTTGCCGACGAGAGCGCGATTCCCGCGGCACTGGCGATCCTGGAGTCGTCGCCTGGCCTGCGGGCCACGGTTTTGCTGGAGGTCGGGGCGCGGGACGACGTCCACGCGGTCGACGTGCCGCTCGGCGCCGAGGTCCACTGGCTGGTCCGCGAGGACGACCGGCTGCCGGGGCGGCTCGCGCTCGACGTCCTCGCCCAGCTCGATCTGTCCGATCCGCCGGGCTATACGTGGGTCGCGGGCGAAAGCGGGCTGGCCACCGGCGCGCGGCGGTTTCTCACACGGGAGCGCGGGGTTCCGAAGCAGGCGATCGCGTTCCAGGGGTACTGGAAACACGGTCGCGCCGCGCTGGGGTGA
- a CDS encoding YciI family protein, with amino-acid sequence MRFLLMHRLDESAPEAWNPSPEFIEKIGAFIQDWTERGILITAEGVHPSEKGAIVRKPRGATPAATDGPFTEAKEVIGGFALVNAADRAQAVEYARQYADLFDEIEVEVRQVVESEDLEAMGAE; translated from the coding sequence ATGCGTTTCCTGCTGATGCACCGGCTTGACGAGAGCGCCCCCGAGGCCTGGAACCCGAGCCCCGAGTTCATCGAGAAAATCGGCGCGTTCATCCAGGACTGGACCGAACGCGGCATCCTGATCACCGCCGAGGGCGTGCACCCGTCGGAGAAGGGCGCGATCGTCCGCAAGCCGCGCGGCGCGACCCCGGCGGCGACGGACGGGCCGTTCACCGAGGCCAAGGAGGTGATCGGCGGGTTCGCCCTGGTCAACGCCGCGGACCGGGCCCAGGCGGTCGAGTACGCGCGGCAGTACGCGGACCTGTTCGACGAGATCGAGGTCGAGGTCCGCCAGGTCGTGGAGTCCGAAGACCTCGAGGCCATGGGCGCGGAATAG